In methanogenic archaeon ISO4-H5, the following are encoded in one genomic region:
- a CDS encoding adhesin-like protein yields MIFENRKTAFEAAAAVAIMLCACLGAVTFTDGSSAENTTGQTYNVGLVEGAAYSYTPSVNLSGATITLAGTAATWLTVTNGVISGTAPAVSQSGGTATYDLTIKADTTKPTQHAEQYIHFTVYDALTGTFTVDNSNTYVGDTPVFSVGSNFSGVTYALSGAPAGLTINSSTGVISGKITGDGTTSGKSYTPKVTITHLASGQSIQKSLSLKVFSAIAQNNSGVNSNGKDLYVINGTAVTTDSSNADYNKLVCNITSGVTFALKSGSTMPSGLTLNSNGTVTGTSTAMGASTVTAVATHTASGQTCECSLTITSVAKLSFDSVPTGGIVATAA; encoded by the coding sequence ATGATTTTCGAAAACAGGAAGACCGCATTTGAAGCAGCTGCGGCAGTAGCTATCATGCTCTGCGCCTGCCTCGGTGCGGTCACGTTCACAGACGGTTCTTCCGCCGAGAACACCACGGGACAGACCTACAACGTCGGTCTCGTCGAGGGTGCGGCATACAGCTACACCCCCTCGGTGAACCTCAGCGGAGCTACCATCACGCTTGCCGGTACAGCCGCCACTTGGCTGACCGTGACCAACGGAGTCATCTCCGGAACCGCTCCCGCTGTTTCCCAGTCGGGAGGTACCGCCACCTACGATCTGACCATCAAGGCGGATACCACTAAACCTACCCAGCACGCGGAGCAGTACATCCACTTCACCGTGTATGATGCCCTGACGGGAACCTTCACCGTGGACAACTCCAACACCTATGTTGGAGATACTCCCGTGTTCTCTGTCGGATCCAACTTCAGCGGTGTGACCTATGCCCTCAGCGGAGCTCCTGCCGGCCTGACCATCAACTCCTCCACGGGAGTCATCAGCGGCAAGATCACCGGTGACGGAACCACCAGCGGAAAGTCCTACACCCCCAAGGTGACCATCACCCACCTGGCCTCCGGACAGTCCATCCAGAAGAGCCTGTCTCTCAAGGTATTCTCCGCCATCGCCCAGAACAACTCCGGTGTGAACTCCAACGGAAAGGATCTCTACGTGATCAACGGCACCGCCGTGACCACCGATTCCTCCAATGCCGACTACAACAAGCTGGTCTGCAACATCACCTCCGGTGTGACCTTCGCCCTCAAGAGCGGAAGCACAATGCCCAGCGGACTCACCCTGAACAGCAACGGTACCGTCACCGGTACCTCCACTGCCATGGGTGCTTCCACCGTGACTGCGGTTGCTACCCATACCGCTTCCGGACAGACCTGCGAATGCTCCCTGACGATCACCTCCGTGGCGAAGCTCTCCTTCGACAGCGTCCCCACCGGCGGAATCGTCGCTACGGCGGCCTGA
- a CDS encoding nitrogenase iron protein NifH1 codes for MRRIAIYGKGGIGKSTTSSNITDALAESGLRVMQIGCDPKADSTRLLTGNDRPVTVLDVIRTKGEAELEDIVREGRNGTLCVECGGPRPGTGCAGRGIIAAFEELERLGAMEVYQPDVIIYDVLGDVVCGGFAMPIRNGYARDVFVVTSGEMMSLYAAHNIATAVEGFRADGYARFGGLIQNSRNVDGEDSLVDKAAAEIGTEVVYRVPRSPDVQACESRRTTVVSGMPDSPQAHEYRRLAKILLEKSEDTTGGMSLKNNDMGCDCDD; via the coding sequence ATGCGCAGGATAGCCATCTACGGTAAAGGGGGAATAGGGAAATCGACCACCTCCTCCAACATTACCGATGCTCTCGCGGAATCCGGTCTGCGTGTGATGCAGATCGGATGCGATCCAAAGGCAGATTCCACCCGTCTTTTAACCGGAAACGACCGGCCTGTCACCGTTCTTGATGTGATCAGGACGAAAGGCGAGGCAGAGCTCGAGGACATCGTCCGCGAGGGAAGGAACGGCACGCTCTGCGTTGAATGCGGAGGTCCGCGTCCCGGTACCGGTTGTGCCGGACGCGGGATTATTGCCGCCTTCGAAGAACTCGAAAGGCTGGGTGCCATGGAGGTCTATCAGCCCGACGTGATCATCTACGACGTTCTGGGCGATGTGGTCTGCGGCGGATTCGCGATGCCTATCCGCAACGGTTACGCCCGCGATGTTTTCGTTGTCACCTCGGGCGAGATGATGAGCCTCTATGCGGCGCATAACATCGCCACAGCCGTCGAGGGATTCAGAGCGGACGGTTACGCCCGCTTCGGAGGACTCATTCAGAACTCCCGCAATGTGGACGGGGAGGATTCCCTAGTAGACAAGGCTGCAGCGGAAATCGGTACCGAGGTGGTTTACCGTGTGCCCCGCAGCCCCGATGTACAGGCCTGCGAAAGCCGTAGGACCACGGTGGTTTCCGGCATGCCCGATTCTCCGCAGGCCCATGAATACCGCAGGCTGGCCAAAATCCTTCTGGAGAAATCGGAGGATACTACCGGCGGAATGAGTCTGAAAAACAACGATATGGGATGCGATTGCGATGACTAA